The DNA segment gcgtttgataataaaacggctgggatagtaagattatttaaatcttcttccttaatttccgcgttaaaattttcttgctccgtttgatctaaaccagttgactcttctaatgttgattcttcatcggtttcaactgttattgcggtattaagaatggtaggtacagagatatccaaattgaatttttcttttatcaatattaggttttctctgagcctttgcaaaaattttgatacccttgaccaatggtcgtcatttaatttttcccgttgcccatgtattaatatgcgcgcctcgttaaaacaatttactactatttctgcgtgtttttttgttgtgcttccttgaattggtctgttttgattaagggatttttaggatttatcgaactctgtttttattttgttcaatttcgcatacaaatcgttccattccatggcaatattatctatgtaattttaccatgaggaccgtggtttcaccgagtatagaatggtaatccacgatctcttttactgagacgtatggcaaagtatttaggattaaaccctttatttttttattgtaagcaaacaaaaggctaaattccaaattgtacttttccatataaatatattcgaattcagtgattgtaatgaagtttttatggcaatggagaatatttaatgcatgcattctaaattctggatctttagtagttatttcctcaagacagctatccaattctatcgtgttaaatgccataatttaaacaaaaataattaaaaaaaaaattttttttttataggggggtattaaattgaacactctaatcttttgaaaaagaaaattttctttttttttatatcttatctagatcgtgtgctctacttaaatacttcttctttaaacatttattgtgcaatttgtatattttggtaataaaatttgcactcaagatgacaatgattattattaagagtacatgtacccaatataggtcaatattgtttggttctactttattaataacgttagcagtggagtccactgacttaacgtctacgattcccattttgggtagatgcacttctaatatatcggtattattataattaatatgatattcatcagagaatttatctattctattgttattcattcatatgaagagattttatgtggatatacttaaatatttctgtctagcttttaaagtctgagGAGCACGCAGAAAAATAgcgtcatcaaacaaaaatgtaggaatttagttattcaaatctgattgattaaattattgtcttgtggcataatcgcataaatttcattttattaaaattgaaaattggaagaaaaaataaaattttgtgttaatattcatataactgatttacaatattttgctctatataaaccaatatcagttatatgttgttagtatatagcctaacagtggttagtgtttttcgagcagcgctttcgcgcatcgtctcgggtttagaagtttataattaaagacaacttaggcattggcataaatgcagcccttgttgcgttactttgctcgtttacaaagtattctgtccagttctttgatattttgttcatgtgtttccttctcctgtggggttgttgctattttcctgtagtccttcaataatcgtctctgttgcaggagttttaccctttttccactcctttttcttttgtggatgggtttgctggactcctgtcgtgccctgtactcagctattgtgagggggcgaggtccatcgttgggacacaattcGAGGGCGTCTTGTAAAgttggtgcgtccctttgctcagcaggagcaggtgcctcccacgacggtgcagaggacggactgccttccgcactcatatgcttccttcgttggtgtagtcggcggtctgcctaccacacttcagtttccatcgttggtgcagaaggatttgccattccttccacacatgtcctggtcaatttttttttcttccttttttttttttgttgattttgtttgtttgttgttttttttttttgtagtccgggccttttgggctcaggcggcgccggtgctggtcatcgcacagactaattactgtttttatttatttattttttttctggctgaagatttcgattgacgattttcgagggatcggcttgcatcgtccacattggacggccacacttgttaagcactggctctaattagccaaactcgccgatttacgcattttggggccaaaataacgaaaattacacagcgcgcagagacaaaaattaaacagtctcacttcctactcgcgcacatgtcacggtcgccatgtaatgttggatgtatgtatgttagactttattttataaacacaagaaaagagtgcactgtaatgttaatatatatattgggctttattatttcgtccgtttagatcgggactcatttttagaatgctcacacttaagactaatgttggcttggcttacaattcatatagctgcacgagcagcgccgcggccaacgcttatgtatctcaatatatatgttaatgtatacgtaagtgtatttaggcggcgcaagcagcggccgcgcatgagagagagagagtgttatgctcacatggtaaccgaatggtcgtccgcgcatgcagacatgccgactcagcatttaggatgtgcataacattgttgtgtgggtcgaattgcgttgcacttgaagtgctgggaatattcggacataaacaaatgctacaatgttacagtgatataagcggtacagtgtataccctatatatgagcatactacaccagcaagcagtcgacaaCGAGGAGCGTCGCCGCTGAGGACGACGACatggagcagcagtagcggagGAGCCGCGCGActtgtataaggagacgaataaaaaccgatacgatcccaacagattttctttggtcaaaggcaatcacccaatataaatttggtggaaagaacccataacctctctgagttagccgcccgttaacgtagtgAGCGAGAATtcataagaaatcaggtcgtttcAATCTATTACCATTGTCAGAGCAGTCTTCCTTTATTCTTTAAAGTCGTCTATTAATGGAATCCAGGCGAGTACTGTCCTTGAATCTGatcaaaacacaaatttttcaattgcAATATAATGACCATCAGCAAGACTGCGGCTTGCAGCTCTAGCATTGGCACTGACAACAACTTCAGAGGATCACATTTAGTTTTGCCTGCTAAAAAGGAAGTTTTCAAACGGTCACCCGGTATGATACGCAAATGTGCTACTGCCACAATTGCCTTTGTTTACTAGCGACCTATCTACACCGTTTAGCATGTCTAAGATATCAAAAGAATTTGATATAAAACCTATTAAATCAAAGTCTTCAAGTTCGTGTACGTTCTTCACATCATTGCTTATCTCGTAGAATAACACGTAGCTACGAGTATAAATAGTTGCCTGTAAATTCCCTCCATAGAAATCTGATCATAAATGACGCCACTTGCTACATTGAATTTGATGCATGAAGCAACGCCAGGATGCCACTATCCGTGTAAGGATACCAGATTGTACATGCCGCCCTGTGCGGCAACTGCATGTGATGGAGTGTCGGTTGAAAGGGCTGCGCCATGATGCAACCCTCCTTCTGAGGCTGCCAGGTCATAGAAGCCGCCCAGCGCGACACCAGAATACACTATACGGCCAGATAAAGAAGCAGCGTCATGATGCAATCCTCCATGTGAGGACACCAGGACATGGTTACCGCCCTGTGCGGCAAAAGCGGTGATTGTGTCTGTAGGGTGCAGCAATATGATCATCTTTTCGCAtggatataaatttaatttcacgTCTCTTGGAATTCTGCTAGTCAGATCGGTGGCGAGagcaaattgtaaatttaatgaaaatgttacACTGCAAGTTACTTTGaaatactttaataaatacttatCGGTTCAATGTAATGTCCGTTGGTCGGTCGTTGATATAAACGATCAAATTGTATTTCTGGTGACGTCCACTGACTTGCCGACAATGACAAAAGTTTAGTATATTGTTTGGTGTTTCGTGTTGCTTATAATATGTTTAATCGGACCGTTCTTGATAAACATGAGCTGAAATTGGAATTGGGTtacaaaagtgcaaaaaaaaaaaacatttgttttcaaattatttttttccagcaACACTTACTGATCCAATTGGGAGTAGAAAGGTTTATTGGCGGAACAGATTCGTTGTTTGCCACTTTCAAGGATGAAGGATTCTCGAAGTCTTAGGCACCTATTGTCATCAAAGAAAGTCGCCTTGGCAGTCCTAGAGGCTTGATTGatactttttttgaaaactttatcCTCAGTGACATGTGGTCGGATGATTTGGTCCTTAGCAAACAACAAGTGCTTAGTCGCATGGGGGTCCAAAGGGGCTTTCCATCAGGAATTCGCAGAGATGGCTTGAAAATGAAAGACATCTGAGCCGGATTTGTTGCCTGCATGCGACATTGAACGGGTAATAGAACTAAATAGAAtcgaaaatataaaagtttagCGCACCGGCAAGGTCGGCGAAAGTTATGTTAAAGAGTTCAGTAAAACAAGGAAACacaatgggaaaaaaaaaatttttatttttcgtgtATAAATAAGGTcgtgtggtttttttttacgaaatttagagatttattttaagaaatttgttacattttttatgtttcaaaGAATTGTCTATCGCTAGTCCCTTTTCTCGCCCTTTCGGAAAATCACGGATTCCGCGTCAAAAGAAGaatggcatttttttttaatatccaTAAGTTGGAGAAGTGCTGGTGTGCAGGACAGATTGTAATCGGAAGAAGCAATGTCTGGGCTATACTGCGGGTGGTGTAGGACTTCCCATCAAAGTGTTTCCAAGTACCTTTTAACGATCCGGCGTTTCAGGATTGCCTACTTTTCGGAACATTTCCATTGTTTTTAAGAGATTGAAAATTGAATGTTGAGTGACTCCAAGCGAATCTGGAAGTTCCTTCTGCGTTTCTGATGAGTTTTAATTGAGCAATGTCTCCAATTCCTAGTCCGGGTCGTTCTTCGTTTTCTAAACAACTTTTGACTCGTTCGTTCAGCTAGAGCATGCTCACCATAAACCTCAGCTAAAATACGAAGGCTTTCGGAagccttttttttcttaatgtAGTAATGAAGTAAAACTTCccacaaaaacacattttttggaACAAAAGCTGGCATTTTTTGAGCACACAGAAACAATGTTGCTTAATTTTTAGGGAAATCGCAGTTATTGAAAAATGTCAGTGTTGCCAGATCAAATACCGGCCTATTAAACAAGTAGCGTCGTCTGTAACTTATTTATACGACTAATCAACATCAACCGGTTAGCTTAACACAATTggttaatttaatacaaaagtCAAAACCTGTGAAAAAATTCACTGAAACTTGGTTTACTGTGACGACCTGAAATCAAAATAGCTATTTCACCGATGTATTTGTGTTTTAGTGCATTGGTGTTGGTGTTTGCTAAGCCATTAACAGTGTCTAGGCACCCctgttttaaattgtattaaggAAACCGTGAAGATCCCTGGCTTGAAATAAGCAAACCATTGTTAACTTGAAACGAAAAAAACTGTACTATATTTATCGAAACAAAATATGTGGAATTATAGAAGCCTTTCCCAACACGTAGGTATGTAATCTTAATTTGAAACTGAGGGCTTTGTCTCAAAGTTGTTTGAAAATGGGTGAGTGTGAAGATATCTAATTTTGATTGATATAAATATTGTGCTCCCTTCCATTATTCCGTTAAATTgccacaaaaaagaaaaaaatatttacgaaCTTAGattgataaattttatttgataaaaatattgcCATATCCAAACATTTACAAtatcttatttttgttttagaagaaattttaaaatcgccGGAAGCAATTTGGTCGTCTTCAGATGGCACACATTTCATGTTCGCCTTATTTAACGATACGAATGTTGGAATGATGACATATCCCTGGTTGTCGTCTGGAGCTTTATTCACTGGAAGTGGCATCTTTCCTGGAAATTTTTTTCCAGAAACCAAAAATGTTAGATATCCAACTCCAGGCACTGCCAACCCAGAAGTACAGCTGTGGGCAGTTGACATAACTAATTTAAGCGCTAtccaaaaatttcaaattaaacctCCCGCTTCTCTTGATGGACAGTAAGAAATATCTTTTATATGAGCTTGACATGTTAATATGCatgaactttttttatttttatatattagaGACTATTACCTCACATCAGCAGGTTGGATATCTGACAACAATCGCCAAATATCGGTAGCTTATATGGGAAGATCTCAAAATTACAGCGTGATATCAATGTGTTCTAAACTACGAAATTGGAATTGCTTTGAAGTAAGTCATACTTTCTTgaaatgtaattattaaaaaaaatttattttattcagatTCATTCTGAACGTGCTCCAGAAAATGAATGGTTGGATATTTTTCCTCACCCTGTGTTTTCGTCGGATGGCAGCAGTTTTTTATTACTAGCAAGTATTCAGGAGTCCGGACAATACCAGTTCACacatataaaacatataacCACATCAGAACGAAGAGCTTCTGTTATTTCTCATGGTCGATATGAAGTAAGTAATATTAAAGACAcattgcaaaattaattacttttgaGCTATTAATGTTATctacttgatttttttttataataataagcaAAGCCACCAAATTTTTTTAGCATGTGTAGACTTTTAAAGTCAGAAcataatgttatttaatattttgtgaaGTCTAGTATTAATAATCTCTGCTTAGCTTGAAGGTATATTGTAAATAACAAGAGAAGGGCACACGAAGCCAATCGAAGTGAAAAAGAGGAGTTTTCTctctcaataaataaaaaagctaaaaaaaataaaaaattataacgaCGAAGATTATAAATCAGGTGTGGGGTTTGCCCAAAAGTTACGCAATGTTACCATACTGGGAGGTATTTAAGTTTTCCAAAGAAAAGCTGTTGGAGCTCCTTATTAAAAGGGGCGTCATGTTTAAGTCTGTTGCCACAATTTACCAACTCTTGGAGGCTAGTATAGAGGACGCTGAGGATGCAGCGATCCACAGTCCAGGTGAGGACCACGTTTCTCCGAGCACATCAAACCGTGCAGACGCAAGCCGCATGTTGACGCTGATGGAAGACAGTGAGAAATTGCAAATGGCTgaaattgcaacttccttctGGAAGTTCGCCGCAACCCGATACGAACATGTTGATGCAAGAACCGATTGTGCAAAACATACGCTCAATAACTCAAGAGTCGCTGGAAATCAGTCAGGTTGTTAAACTGTACACTGGCTGAACATAAATTAGTTGCCGCTGAATTGAAAGACATGACTGCACCGAAGCCACCCGTACCTCAAATCGATCTGAGGGACATGGATACTATGATCCCTGAGTTTTCTGTAGGTGCAGGTATGGAACCGTGAATTTGAAAAAGCCGCCTTAGTTCATAAGCTGAACATTATGCAATGTCTTTCCATTGACAACCGTTTTTTCCGAGGATCAGCTAAACAATATATGCTGTATGAAAAGGTGTCCTCCTGGCCAGAGATGAGCGCGATGCTCACAGAGGGTTTTTGGAAGCCAAATGTCTAATCTGGAGATTGCTAAGCAACTACAGAAACGTACAATTAAGAAAACCAAGACCTTGGTGCAGTATTTCATCACGATTGCCCAGCTAGGAAAATTTGACGAAGTAGACGGCTTCAAAGCCGCTTAAGTTCATAAGCTGAAAATTATGGTTTATAGATTTTTGGAAGCCAAATGTCTTATCTGGAGATTGCTAAGCAACTACAGAAACGTACAATTAAGAAAACCGAGACCTTGTTGCAGTATTTCGTCACGATGCCCAATATTGCCCAGCAAGGAAACATTGACGAAGTAGACGGCTTCAAGGATATTGTCGACGGACTAGAGGATCACAGCGGATGCGCCGCTCTGCTCTACTATTGTACCAGGTTGAATATGCAATTATTATGCGATTCCAGTTCCGGATTGTAATCGTCACTATAATCCCTTGCCCTGGAGCCACAACTTCGAAGGACATAAGATGCTAAGCTGCCGACAAATGGAGCTTACCAAGCCCAATAAGTTTTCTTGGAAATTCCTACTTCCagtatttacataaaaatcatCAATTGAGAAAAAGTTTCGCGGAATTGGCTGTACATCAATACCTTCGTATGGAAAAcaccatttttaattttgtttgaggaAAAGTGTTATGAATTAGAAGTTTATGCTTTTCCCGATCTTATCTCGCGTACAGCGCTTCTACTTGGTAAGGACGCgtgattttaaactttttttgaatAGAAATAAAGGGACACgtgaattaaatataattacaaTAAGTCATCGTTTTCGTTAATGAATCATTCTGTGCATCCTTGCCTATTGATATGAAAATAAGTTACTCTTAGATAAAACGCATCCCTTGAAGCTAAGATTTGTTTCTCTAAGCCCGAATACACCCGATACAGCACCCTTTAATAATTCGCCAAGAAAACCTTTGTAGTTGCAGCAGGGAGCACTCCTTTTTAACTCAACGAGGAATTTCCTCGGCCAAATACGCACGTAAATTACGAAAGAATGCCCAACTAGATCGGCCCTAGGCCATAactataaaatacaaaatctaCCGCTTTGGTATCGATTTTAACCTTATTTGTAACCACAAAAACTCAAGCTGGCGAGAAAAATGCCACGTGCATATCAGTGAACAAGGCTACACTGGGAGAAATTCCTAAACATATGTTaacttaaatcaaaaacaaaaaaaaatattaaaagaacaagtgatttaataacaatattattgaaaaaattaatttaattaaataattaataaaaatcaaaaataatttatgtcaaaagttttcttaaattcctttttgattcaaaaaaaaaaaaaaatgaaacgtTTATAAGTTCACACATAATCCAATGGCAAAGCAGGAATGCCTTaatttcttttccagcctaCCTGCGTCGGAAGATCAATCGCCCGCCAAGAACCCAactgtgtgagttgttttacctttattttaatttaccagaactcaaatgaaaatatgtgtgccatttaaataatcatatacgatagaaaaaatatcaatgccgaaaatttaagaaagccaatatttaaaatttacccatgccaaaattaattaaacctAAAAATGAATTCTTTCAATTAACACTGTGAAATTCTtctttgattaaaataattagtttcaatacaaataaaagtaaataactaGCGAACCACTAATGAATGATGAAAtaagaatgaatattaatatttataacagaacaaattattgaatttcctttgaacataaaattatttttgaacaattttataatatacgAACAATCCtagtttttaacaatttttccttatgaaattgatttattacATGTACTTCTCTCTATGGAAAATACTGGCATTACTCACGAGCTGTGGCATATCCAGAAAGCGGATAtgaccaaatttttttttagaggatttatattcttttaatccGGAGTTGGAATTTAAGCGAGTATGTTTTCAAACAATCCGCTGACCAAGTCCAAGTAAAGTATGTAATctctttcctttctttttcttttattttctaatttctgagaaattttataaaaatatagataCTCTGCGTCGTAGAGCACCAAGCAAAGAGTTCAGTTAATAATTCCTTATTAcgttatttcgatttttttgttggtttcaAAGATTTAGATTTTTGCTGAACTATTATCGTACCTTTTATATCTTATCACTAAAAATACAATCGTACCGCTGATATTTTATCACTGAAAATTCTATCGTACTTTTTATTAACGTCCGTGTGCATGATGGGGATAGACCGATCTCCGGAAAGGGTAGCCGAAAGGGTAGCCGAAAGGGGCGCAAACATCATCTGTCCGATATGCAAGGATGAAGTATACATAATAGAGGTTTGCACAATGCATAGAAGCGCATTGGATGAAAAGCGCACTATGTCCGGTGTGCAAAGTTTCGTGTATGCCAACACTCCCGAAGAACCGTCAGCCCGCAAATAACGCTGATATCGCCAGGATATAATTTCAATACCCTTTAGAGCAGTAATATTAATCCAAGCGTTATTACAGCAAATGCCGTCACTTTACTAGCCATGGAGCGAAGATTACTAGCCACACTTACCGAATGTGTGGCCGATTCAATTTAAAAGTCCGTTTCTATGTCAAGGGTAATGTCCATTCAAGGTGCTAAAAGAACTCCAAGGGAGATGAGTCAACCGTTCAATCCTCAACAGTTCGGAAGTGGTTACAATAGGATCGATACAAGAAAAGAAACCGGGGTAAATTCTAGGCAAGAGGAGAGGTGCAGGTATTTTGAAcggctggaaaataaaattttccggtGAAGGAGTGTCAgtggaaaattttatttaccgcGTTGAAGCACTAACTACGGAGACGTTAGGCAATAATTTCACTGTTCTTTGTAGAAATGCTAGCGTTCTTTCTGAAGGGAATGCTAATGAATTCTTTTGGCGATATCACAAAGGTTATGGCAAAGTCCGATGGGATAGTTTTTGTTCAGCCTTGCGTCTACAGTTTCGAAAGAGTAGGGGTGAAGGTGATATTGAGGAGTGGATTAGGAACGCCAGACATATGTCAAACGAAACATTCAATTGTTTCTATGACTCTATTTCAAGTCTAATTGATCAATAAGAACAGCCTTGGATGCCTCACAATCTCATTCGGGTTCTCCAAAACAAACTTCGTCCCGAAATTAGACATGAGATCTTGTATATCGACATTCAATCAGTTTCAGAACTGAGGGAGATTTGTCGCAGGCGTGAAGCGTTTTTGTCGAAGCCTTTTCCTTGTTGTGCTGGAAGAAGAGTTTTTTGCTATAGTTGCGGAGCTGCCAAAACATACAAATCAAAATCATACAAAAAACTTCAGAGCGAGCGTGTCGATGCCGCCATACAAACAGTGGCGATCGAAGCCCAGCAACGGTGACCGATCCATAGGGCACTTTTTCCCTGACGTACAAATATCCCCAGCCTGTCCTTTGCTTCATagcaaaattccaatattaGGAACAATTAATGAAAAAGAATTAGAAAAGCGGAAAACGCGAAGATCCGTCcgaataaaatcattttggcTTGAGGTCAAAGAGTGTAAAGCAGGGGTGGAATATTAGGTCTCTACCTGC comes from the Drosophila gunungcola strain Sukarami unplaced genomic scaffold, Dgunungcola_SK_2 000124F, whole genome shotgun sequence genome and includes:
- the LOC128265441 gene encoding prolyl endopeptidase FAP-like, with protein sequence MEEILKSPEAIWSSSDGTHFMFALFNDTNVGMMTYPWLSSGALFTGSGIFPGNFFPETKNVRYPTPGTANPEVQLWAVDITNLSAIQKFQIKPPASLDGQDYYLTSAGWISDNNRQISVAYMGRSQNYSVISMCSKLRNWNCFEIHSERAPENEWLDIFPHPVFSSDGSSFLLLASIQESGQYQFTHIKHITTSERRASVISHGRYETFLQTFCLCNCLRTSFLDPQTNRILSGNELKSLEAVKIGSFRA